In Microcoleus sp. FACHB-672, one DNA window encodes the following:
- a CDS encoding DMT family transporter, translating to MIHLPVWLTDVKGELAALTAALVWAVSSVVYTRVGRRIAPLELNLSKGVIAIALIVLTLLLRAIGTGNFASMMPAINPSAFALLTLSGALGIGLGDTAYFAALTSIGPRRALLLEQTLAPPLAAILALSFLQETLSTGAWCGILLTIIGVAWVIGERVNGVNSDPTHLRQGIGWALLAALSQAIGAVLSRAALANTSISPLWSTLIRLVAGVLALLLWVLLRRQPLEISHKLLRSQQVLGVIVLTAFASTYLGIWLQQISLKFAPTGIAQTLGATSPLFVIPLAMRVGESVSLRAIFGVLVALAGVGILFTLR from the coding sequence ATGATTCATTTGCCTGTCTGGCTAACCGATGTCAAAGGAGAACTCGCCGCCCTGACTGCCGCATTGGTGTGGGCAGTGTCGTCTGTTGTCTACACTCGCGTTGGCCGGCGCATCGCACCGCTAGAATTAAACCTGAGTAAAGGCGTCATTGCGATCGCACTGATTGTCCTCACCTTATTGTTACGTGCAATTGGGACGGGAAATTTCGCCTCAATGATGCCGGCAATCAACCCCTCTGCCTTCGCCCTGCTTACCCTCAGCGGGGCTTTGGGAATCGGCTTAGGAGATACCGCTTATTTTGCCGCCCTCACCTCGATAGGGCCACGACGGGCACTTTTACTGGAGCAAACCCTCGCGCCCCCATTAGCCGCCATTCTCGCCCTTAGCTTTCTTCAGGAAACCCTCAGCACCGGCGCTTGGTGTGGAATTTTATTAACCATTATTGGCGTCGCTTGGGTGATTGGCGAACGGGTAAACGGCGTAAATAGCGACCCAACTCACCTACGTCAAGGCATTGGCTGGGCATTGTTGGCAGCACTGTCACAGGCAATTGGAGCCGTTCTCTCCCGTGCGGCTTTGGCGAATACGAGTATTAGTCCCTTGTGGAGTACGCTGATTCGGTTGGTGGCTGGGGTGCTGGCGCTGTTGCTGTGGGTATTGCTGAGACGCCAGCCGTTGGAAATCTCACATAAACTGTTGCGATCGCAGCAGGTGTTGGGGGTGATTGTGTTAACCGCCTTTGCCAGTACCTATTTAGGAATTTGGCTGCAACAAATTTCCTTAAAATTTGCGCCGACAGGCATTGCCCAAACTCTCGGTGCCACAAGTCCCTTATTTGTGATTCCCCTAGCCATGCGAGTAGGAGAGTCGGTTAGCCTCCGCGCGATTTTTGGGGTTTTAGTCGCGCTGGCGGGTGTGGGGATCTTGTTCACCCTGCGCTAA
- the rpsU gene encoding 30S ribosomal protein S21 has protein sequence MTQVVPGENEGIDSALRRFKRQVSRDGILADVKSRRHFETPIEKRKRKAVAARRKRRFR, from the coding sequence ATGACCCAAGTTGTTCCAGGCGAAAATGAAGGAATTGACTCGGCTTTACGCCGGTTCAAACGCCAAGTTTCCAGAGACGGAATTTTGGCAGATGTCAAAAGTCGTCGGCATTTTGAAACGCCCATAGAAAAACGCAAGCGCAAAGCCGTTGCCGCTCGACGCAAGAGACGTTTCCGCTAA
- a CDS encoding RNA recognition motif domain-containing protein, which produces MSIYVGNLSYDVTQEDLVSVFAEYGSVKRVNLPTDRETGRPRGFGFVEMETDAEETAAIEALDGAEWMGRDLKVNKAKPREDGGGGGRSGGGNRGGGGGYGGRGSRDRY; this is translated from the coding sequence ATGTCGATCTATGTAGGTAACTTGTCCTACGATGTAACGCAAGAGGATCTCGTCTCTGTTTTTGCTGAGTACGGATCTGTCAAGCGGGTTAATCTGCCCACCGATCGTGAAACAGGTCGCCCACGCGGGTTTGGTTTCGTAGAAATGGAAACCGATGCTGAAGAAACGGCGGCAATAGAAGCTTTAGATGGCGCTGAGTGGATGGGCCGTGACCTCAAAGTGAACAAAGCCAAACCCCGTGAGGACGGAGGGGGTGGAGGTCGCAGCGGTGGAGGAAACCGAGGAGGTGGCGGCGGTTACGGCGGAAGAGGTTCGCGAGACCGCTACTAA
- a CDS encoding polysaccharide deacetylase family protein: protein MAERDSFGWQQRTLITLIAVAGLFNIGTHLPWRQALSQNQRPAPIQFTGQKQQPPAGVSAQTPKPSEAKPVPVEPDRPLIYAPPARFQGKVIYHSQLQSKEKVIALTFDDGPWIETPKVLGILKEYDVKATFFMIGQHVQTYPDIAKQVVAAGHAIGNHTWHHYTHQMDGATAATEIDNTSNRIFQVTGVKTQLFRPPAGRLENGLAEYARNQKNAVVMWSVDPLDWLESTSPQLLVKAVLDNAQSGGIVLLHDGGGNRTRTLQALPPIIAELKLRGYRFVSVQELLEMEDREMNAINEVEAKTESLKQQL from the coding sequence ATGGCAGAGCGTGACTCATTTGGCTGGCAGCAACGAACATTAATTACATTGATTGCCGTCGCCGGCTTGTTCAACATCGGTACGCACTTACCTTGGCGGCAAGCTTTATCTCAAAATCAACGACCGGCACCGATCCAATTTACTGGGCAAAAACAGCAACCCCCAGCGGGAGTCAGCGCACAAACACCCAAACCCAGCGAAGCTAAGCCGGTGCCGGTGGAACCAGATCGCCCCCTAATCTATGCACCGCCGGCAAGATTTCAAGGAAAAGTTATTTATCACTCCCAACTGCAGAGTAAAGAAAAAGTTATCGCCCTCACCTTTGATGATGGGCCGTGGATAGAAACGCCAAAAGTGTTAGGAATTTTAAAGGAATATGATGTCAAGGCTACTTTCTTTATGATTGGGCAACACGTACAAACCTATCCCGATATTGCCAAACAAGTTGTTGCAGCAGGGCACGCAATTGGCAATCACACTTGGCATCATTATACCCATCAGATGGATGGGGCTACAGCAGCAACAGAAATTGATAATACATCTAATCGCATTTTCCAGGTAACGGGTGTAAAAACTCAGCTTTTTCGCCCACCGGCAGGCCGGCTGGAAAATGGCTTAGCCGAGTACGCAAGAAACCAGAAGAATGCGGTTGTTATGTGGTCAGTAGATCCTCTGGACTGGTTGGAAAGTACCTCCCCACAATTATTAGTCAAAGCGGTACTTGATAATGCCCAGTCTGGGGGAATTGTCCTGTTGCATGACGGAGGCGGCAACCGCACAAGAACATTACAAGCTTTACCGCCAATTATTGCTGAATTGAAACTGCGTGGCTACCGATTTGTCTCAGTGCAGGAATTACTAGAAATGGAAGATCGGGAAATGAACGCGATAAATGAAGTTGAAGCTAAAACAGAGAGTTTGAAACAGCAACTTTAA
- a CDS encoding NADP(H)-dependent aldo-keto reductase, with amino-acid sequence MQYKQLGQSDLSISEICLGTMTYGQQNTIEEAHQQLDYAVACGVNFIDAAEMYPVPAQKETQGRTEEYIGQWLTKQQRDQLIIATKIAGPTRSMSWIRGKNRAINRQNVEQAVNDSLKRLQTDYIDLYQIHWPDRYVPLFSQTAYEPHLERETIPIAEQLTIFADLIKAGKIRYLGLSNETPWGVGEFCHLSKQLGLPPVVSIQNAYNLLNRVFDSALAETCRRENVGLLAYSPLGFGTLTGKYQQAPPANARMTLFSNFGSRYLKPNTSKAAAAYIEIANKYQLSPAKMALAFVRSRWFVTGTIIGATTLEQLKENLESVEVVLNQEILADLEAVHAQYPNPAP; translated from the coding sequence ATGCAGTACAAGCAACTCGGCCAAAGCGATTTATCCATTTCTGAAATTTGTCTTGGCACAATGACTTACGGGCAGCAAAACACAATTGAGGAAGCCCATCAGCAGCTTGATTATGCGGTTGCTTGTGGGGTTAATTTTATTGATGCAGCTGAAATGTATCCAGTGCCGGCACAAAAAGAAACTCAGGGACGCACTGAAGAATATATCGGGCAGTGGTTAACAAAACAGCAACGGGATCAGTTAATTATTGCAACAAAAATTGCCGGCCCGACTCGCAGTATGTCTTGGATTCGAGGAAAAAACCGGGCAATTAACCGGCAGAATGTTGAGCAAGCAGTCAATGACAGTCTTAAACGACTGCAAACCGATTATATTGATTTATACCAAATTCACTGGCCTGATCGCTATGTCCCGTTGTTTAGTCAAACAGCTTATGAACCTCATTTAGAACGGGAAACTATACCCATTGCCGAACAGCTTACGATTTTTGCGGACTTAATTAAAGCCGGCAAGATTCGCTATCTGGGTTTGAGCAATGAAACGCCTTGGGGAGTGGGTGAGTTCTGTCATTTATCCAAGCAGTTAGGATTGCCGCCGGTGGTGTCTATTCAAAACGCTTATAATTTGCTCAATCGCGTATTTGATAGTGCCTTAGCAGAAACCTGCCGGCGCGAAAATGTGGGATTACTCGCTTACAGCCCCTTGGGATTTGGCACACTCACCGGCAAATACCAGCAAGCGCCACCAGCAAACGCACGGATGACTTTATTTTCCAACTTTGGTAGCCGGTATCTTAAACCAAATACAAGTAAAGCTGCCGCAGCTTATATAGAAATTGCCAACAAATATCAGTTGAGTCCGGCTAAAATGGCTTTGGCATTTGTACGATCTCGCTGGTTTGTCACCGGCACGATTATTGGGGCAACAACTCTTGAACAGTTGAAGGAAAATTTAGAAAGTGTTGAGGTGGTGCTGAATCAGGAAATTCTGGCGGATTTGGAGGCGGTACACGCTCAATATCCCAATCCTGCACCTTGA